Within Cellulophaga sp. L1A9, the genomic segment CCATACAGAAAGAACGTGGGATTAATTAAGGTTAAACTTTTTAAAAAGGAGTATTAATGCTTTAAAATTTTACAAAAATGGTATTATTTTAAGGGCTTGTAAAAGAATTTTTTATGGAAGATTTTTGGTTTTATATAAAAATGGGATTAGATCATGTACTAGATCTTTCTGCTTATGATCACATTCTATTTTTAGCAGCTCTAGCAATCCCGTTTACCTTTAAAAGCTGGAAGAAAGTATTAATTTTGGCCTCTATTTTTACGTTTACCCATTGTTTGTCTTTGGCTTTATCTACGTTTGATGTGGTTGTGGTTGATGTGGGTTTTATTGAATTCTTAATTCCAGTAACTATATTTCTTACGGCAATTTTTAATTTAATCTATGTAAAATCAGACCTACACCATAAAAGCATTCTATTGCACGCCGTAGCAACGGCTTGCTTTGGTCTAATCCATGGATTTGGCTTTTCAAATTATTTTAAAATGCTGATGGCGGAAGAAGATGATAAGGTAACGCCCTTATTGGGCTTTGCTTTAGG encodes:
- a CDS encoding HupE/UreJ family protein; its protein translation is MEDFWFYIKMGLDHVLDLSAYDHILFLAALAIPFTFKSWKKVLILASIFTFTHCLSLALSTFDVVVVDVGFIEFLIPVTIFLTAIFNLIYVKSDLHHKSILLHAVATACFGLIHGFGFSNYFKMLMAEEDDKVTPLLGFALGIELSQLVIVMTVLILAWVLQNMFKLKQSLYIIIASIVVLLITIPMLMNTFPF